A window of Haliscomenobacter hydrossis DSM 1100 contains these coding sequences:
- a CDS encoding DUF2927 domain-containing protein: MLKKTFRYSALLLILLVSACNSVKDDPTPIGNELTEAQQYFLSIAFGTEFGGASPVIRKWATEVKIFMADSSHQELNQELNLVINELNDLIETISIRRVNTRAESNLVLYCGNADTFVRDYEPATQNVIKNNFGLFWVYWNNQQELIRGNVFVDTQRTQGVSCLRHLLREELTQSLGIMQDSGQFTDSIFQQRWTCTTTYAAVDTMVIKLLYHPLVKPGMSKQQVTAIIKKL, translated from the coding sequence ATGTTGAAAAAAACTTTTCGCTACTCCGCCCTATTGTTAATTTTGCTGGTCAGTGCATGCAACTCGGTAAAGGATGATCCTACTCCCATTGGAAATGAGCTAACTGAAGCACAGCAATATTTTTTGAGTATTGCTTTTGGTACTGAATTTGGCGGTGCTAGCCCGGTGATTCGCAAATGGGCTACTGAAGTCAAAATTTTTATGGCCGATAGTTCTCACCAGGAACTAAACCAGGAATTGAACCTGGTCATCAACGAACTGAATGACCTGATTGAAACCATCTCCATACGCAGGGTTAACACACGAGCAGAGTCAAATTTGGTGTTGTATTGTGGCAACGCTGACACTTTTGTACGCGATTACGAACCGGCTACCCAAAACGTGATCAAAAACAATTTCGGCCTATTTTGGGTATACTGGAACAATCAGCAAGAACTGATTCGGGGGAATGTGTTTGTAGATACCCAACGCACACAGGGAGTAAGCTGCCTGCGGCACTTGTTGCGGGAGGAGTTGACCCAGTCGCTGGGCATCATGCAGGACTCGGGCCAGTTTACGGACAGCATCTTCCAGCAACGCTGGACCTGCACCACAACCTATGCCGCAGTCGACACCATGGTCATTAAACTACTTTACCACCCTTTGGTTAAACCGGGAATGTCCAAACAACAGGTAACAGCAATTATCAAAAAGTTGTGA
- a CDS encoding alpha-amylase family glycosyl hydrolase, whose amino-acid sequence MKQAKTIERRSRLFMDDFLHSYRVLYPDAGPERIQRLMDILSQVDQKRSPSLKNLDADREWKADWFQQPDQVGMMLYVDLFASNLQGVIEHIDYFQELGITYLHLMPLLKPRNGPNDGGYAVADYRAVNERLGTMEQLRDLAALLHEKGMLLVIDYVMNHTAREHQWAQAALSGDKHFQDFYLLFDDRALPDAYERTLPEVFPDFAPGNFTWQPEIQKWAWTTFYDFQWDLNYRNPDVFEAMLEEMLFLANVGVDILRLDAVPFLWKNLGTNCQNQQEAIHILAAYRALVRMVAPGLLFKSEAIVAPEDIIRYLGSGGLEGKVCEIGYNATLMNHLWQALAAENTHLLRTTLSRLPAIPKEATWINYIRCHDDIGWGISDENAAAVGQSGRGTRNYCSDFYSGVLPHSYAEGYIFQRDRQTGEARTSGTAAALTGLQKALVEADPQKIDLAIKRLEVLNGVIFFMRGIPLIFSGDEIGQLNDYAYLLDPLKAGDNRWVHRPPMNWAKAARIHEAGTPEARIFSLHQRYIAVRRQSPALHSRSVDRIILPDSDALFVCERNYQGHKMLLVANLSRTPQRMSISLLPPEWQNGVYVDALRQQSMSFINDHLSIGPYGVYWLKPALSLESTSTTSVELSMYVPAEFGEELYVVGSLPILGNWDWQKGLSADSKDYPHWKLRFEVVKGQAFSWKWVRVRNGKVVMWAEEDMEEMPL is encoded by the coding sequence ATGAAACAAGCAAAAACAATTGAGCGCAGAAGTCGCCTGTTCATGGACGACTTTTTGCACAGCTACCGTGTATTGTACCCTGACGCTGGCCCGGAGCGCATCCAGCGTTTAATGGACATCCTCAGCCAGGTTGACCAAAAACGCTCGCCCTCCCTCAAAAACCTCGATGCCGACCGGGAATGGAAAGCCGATTGGTTTCAACAACCGGATCAGGTGGGGATGATGCTGTATGTCGATCTTTTTGCCAGCAATTTGCAGGGCGTTATTGAGCACATTGATTATTTCCAAGAACTCGGCATCACCTACCTGCACCTGATGCCCCTGCTCAAACCGCGCAATGGCCCCAACGATGGTGGATATGCTGTAGCCGATTACCGCGCGGTCAATGAACGCTTGGGCACCATGGAACAACTGCGCGATTTGGCCGCTCTGCTGCACGAAAAAGGCATGCTCCTGGTGATCGACTACGTGATGAACCATACCGCCCGTGAACACCAATGGGCACAGGCGGCACTCAGTGGCGATAAACACTTTCAGGATTTTTACCTCCTCTTCGACGACCGTGCCCTGCCTGATGCTTACGAGCGGACTTTACCGGAAGTATTTCCCGATTTTGCTCCGGGCAATTTTACCTGGCAACCCGAAATCCAAAAATGGGCCTGGACGACCTTCTACGATTTCCAGTGGGACCTCAACTACCGCAACCCGGATGTGTTTGAAGCCATGCTGGAAGAAATGCTTTTCCTGGCCAATGTTGGGGTTGACATCCTCCGCCTCGATGCCGTCCCTTTTTTGTGGAAAAACCTGGGTACCAATTGCCAAAACCAGCAGGAAGCCATCCACATCCTGGCGGCTTACCGCGCCCTCGTGCGCATGGTCGCACCGGGCTTGTTGTTTAAATCGGAGGCCATTGTAGCTCCCGAAGACATCATTCGGTACCTGGGCAGTGGCGGACTGGAAGGCAAAGTATGCGAAATTGGCTACAATGCCACTTTGATGAACCACCTTTGGCAAGCCCTGGCCGCGGAAAATACCCATTTGCTGCGCACTACCCTCTCGCGCTTGCCCGCTATCCCCAAAGAAGCCACCTGGATCAACTACATCCGCTGCCACGACGACATTGGCTGGGGCATTTCGGATGAAAACGCTGCCGCCGTAGGCCAAAGTGGACGGGGCACGCGCAATTATTGCAGCGATTTTTATTCGGGCGTTTTGCCGCACAGCTACGCCGAAGGGTATATTTTCCAACGCGACCGCCAAACGGGTGAGGCACGCACTTCGGGCACCGCCGCCGCATTGACGGGTTTGCAAAAAGCGCTGGTGGAGGCAGATCCCCAAAAAATCGACCTGGCCATCAAACGCCTGGAAGTGCTCAACGGGGTCATCTTCTTTATGCGCGGCATTCCCCTGATTTTCTCTGGCGATGAAATAGGTCAACTCAACGATTACGCTTATTTGCTCGACCCGCTGAAAGCAGGCGACAACCGTTGGGTACACCGCCCGCCGATGAACTGGGCCAAGGCTGCCCGCATCCACGAAGCAGGAACCCCGGAGGCACGGATTTTTTCCCTGCACCAGCGCTACATTGCCGTGCGCAGACAGTCGCCAGCCCTGCACAGCCGTTCGGTGGATCGCATCATTTTGCCGGATAGTGACGCCCTGTTTGTATGTGAGCGGAATTACCAGGGGCACAAAATGTTGCTGGTGGCCAACCTCAGCCGTACCCCCCAACGCATGAGCATCAGCCTTTTGCCGCCAGAGTGGCAAAATGGTGTGTATGTGGACGCCCTGCGCCAACAAAGCATGAGTTTCATCAACGACCATTTGTCGATTGGCCCTTACGGGGTATATTGGTTAAAACCTGCCCTGAGTCTGGAATCGACCAGTACAACCAGTGTTGAACTAAGCATGTACGTCCCCGCTGAATTTGGGGAAGAATTGTACGTGGTGGGCAGTTTGCCGATCCTGGGCAATTGGGATTGGCAAAAAGGACTATCCGCCGATTCAAAAGATTATCCGCATTGGAAGCTTCGATTTGAGGTGGTAAAAGGACAGGCATTTTCGTGGAAATGGGTGCGGGTACGGAATGGAAAAGTGGTGATGTGGGCGGAAGAGGATATGGAAGAGATGCCGCTTTGA
- a CDS encoding SUMF1/EgtB/PvdO family nonheme iron enzyme: protein MSNYFLKINTGQPAHIRVFRCISLWAMLCWAFQLSAQDPLVRVTEDLKQNVVAVTVKFDDNSEEKGFGFITGEKDGQLYVVTAGHVVHGKLPKKPVKIQVKFISSLRQFSAEEESWFEADDLSLLTLPKPIGVQWQRKFAHFYPQAYQSVRFIGKNGDWVSPGAGEIFRINNTRIEFTMYSMEPGTSGAPLLTESGIIGLVLEDERTSSFALSLSRIRELIGNAHFPYFMAELYESELTSVEGMVFIKGGTFTMGCTLEQGIDCEDDEKPAHRVTLNDFYMGKHEVTVQAFKEFVEASGYRTDAEKDGWSYIWNNGYVKTDGINWRHDASGKLHPPTGHDHPVIHVSWNDAVAYCQWLATKTGKKFRLPTEAEWEYAARGGHLSRGYKHAGSNNLAEVAWFYAPPESDLNTHQVGRLQPNELGLYDLNGNVFEYCEDWYGNYSSTASSNPKGATSGTHRVIRGGSWLHETEKCRTTSRFNAGVSDRYFHFGFRVVY from the coding sequence ATGAGCAATTACTTCCTAAAAATCAACACCGGTCAACCTGCCCACATCCGCGTTTTCCGTTGCATCAGTTTATGGGCAATGTTATGCTGGGCCTTCCAACTGTCCGCCCAAGACCCGCTCGTGCGCGTCACCGAAGACCTCAAACAAAACGTGGTTGCAGTCACCGTGAAATTTGACGACAATTCCGAAGAAAAAGGCTTTGGGTTCATTACGGGCGAAAAAGATGGCCAACTTTATGTCGTCACCGCCGGGCACGTGGTACATGGCAAACTGCCCAAAAAACCAGTCAAAATACAAGTAAAGTTTATTTCCAGCCTTCGCCAATTCAGCGCCGAAGAAGAAAGTTGGTTTGAGGCCGATGACTTGTCTTTACTGACCCTGCCCAAACCCATCGGCGTACAATGGCAGCGCAAATTTGCCCATTTTTACCCCCAGGCCTACCAAAGTGTACGGTTCATTGGCAAAAACGGCGACTGGGTCAGTCCAGGTGCAGGGGAGATCTTCCGCATCAACAATACCCGCATTGAATTTACAATGTACAGCATGGAGCCAGGCACTTCTGGTGCACCCCTGTTGACGGAAAGTGGCATCATTGGACTGGTTTTGGAAGACGAAAGGACTTCCTCTTTTGCTCTGAGCCTCAGTCGGATTCGCGAATTGATTGGCAATGCCCACTTTCCCTATTTTATGGCAGAATTGTATGAAAGTGAATTGACCAGCGTGGAAGGGATGGTCTTCATAAAAGGTGGGACATTTACCATGGGCTGTACGCTGGAGCAAGGCATTGATTGTGAAGACGATGAAAAACCCGCCCACCGGGTGACGCTCAACGATTTTTACATGGGCAAACATGAAGTGACGGTACAAGCATTTAAAGAATTTGTGGAGGCCAGTGGCTACCGAACGGATGCGGAAAAAGATGGATGGAGCTATATTTGGAACAATGGTTATGTAAAAACAGATGGGATAAACTGGAGGCATGATGCTTCCGGTAAGCTTCACCCGCCTACAGGCCATGACCATCCCGTCATTCATGTAAGCTGGAATGACGCGGTCGCCTATTGCCAATGGCTGGCGACTAAAACGGGTAAAAAATTCCGTTTGCCCACCGAGGCCGAATGGGAATACGCGGCACGAGGAGGACATTTGAGTCGGGGATACAAACATGCGGGCAGCAACAACCTGGCCGAAGTAGCCTGGTTCTACGCTCCACCTGAATCAGATTTAAATACACATCAGGTGGGGCGCTTACAACCCAATGAATTGGGCCTGTATGACTTAAATGGCAATGTATTTGAGTATTGTGAGGACTGGTATGGAAACTATTCCAGCACAGCCAGCAGCAACCCCAAGGGCGCAACATCAGGTACCCATCGGGTGATACGTGGAGGCTCCTGGCTGCATGAGACTGAAAAATGCCGGACAACCAGCCGTTTTAATGCCGGGGTGTCTGATCGGTATTTTCATTTTGGATTCCGGGTTGTGTATTAG
- a CDS encoding SUMF1/EgtB/PvdO family nonheme iron enzyme, whose product MKSSTLNFTPFFYPQPHFWCYSLAMLLLFWSTLMNAQDPIAQMAESLKPNVVAIKTTFEDGSEEKGFGFITGEEQGKLYLATAAHVVRGIELNQKAKSIQVKFFRDIRWLEATFLYHWDREDLALLEMNKPTFVQWRSDCADFSPENLQKVRFVGLNGNEPAWVYPGSGEIFDVSGNAIQFAIGTIRPGTSGAPLINEKGIVGLITQDEGGISTALKLTQIRALFSGRGQYPYFGLQPLGSIVAPNTIKTNESVNVPQVDEYGLVLVKGGIFTMGCTSEQGSDCYDIEKPAHQVKVKDFFIGKYEVTQAQWRKVMGSDPPNLYFKGCDQCPVERVSWEEIQEFLRKLNAQTGKKYRLPTEAEWEYAARGGNQSKGYKYAGSNTLSEVAWFTENSDGKTHPVGTKQANELGLYDLSGNVYECCQDWYGDYSSNTQTNPTGAGSGSNRVGRGGSWLGSARSCRMSYRFNDAPTNRYNSLGFRLAL is encoded by the coding sequence ATGAAATCATCAACTCTAAACTTCACACCCTTTTTTTACCCTCAGCCCCATTTTTGGTGCTATAGCCTGGCCATGTTGCTGCTATTTTGGAGCACGCTGATGAATGCGCAAGACCCCATCGCTCAAATGGCCGAAAGCCTCAAACCCAACGTGGTCGCCATCAAAACTACCTTCGAAGACGGTTCAGAAGAAAAAGGCTTCGGCTTCATTACCGGAGAAGAGCAAGGAAAGTTGTACCTGGCTACCGCAGCCCATGTGGTACGCGGAATTGAATTGAATCAAAAAGCCAAAAGTATCCAGGTCAAATTTTTCAGGGACATCCGTTGGTTGGAAGCAACTTTCCTCTACCATTGGGATCGTGAAGATTTAGCGCTGTTAGAAATGAATAAACCAACTTTCGTGCAATGGCGGAGCGATTGTGCGGATTTTTCTCCAGAAAACCTCCAAAAAGTGCGCTTCGTTGGCTTGAATGGCAACGAGCCTGCCTGGGTTTATCCCGGTAGCGGGGAGATATTTGATGTATCGGGTAATGCCATTCAGTTTGCCATCGGCACGATTAGGCCGGGTACTTCGGGCGCGCCACTGATCAACGAAAAGGGGATTGTGGGGCTGATTACGCAGGATGAGGGTGGGATTTCAACGGCGCTGAAGCTGACGCAGATCAGGGCGTTGTTTAGTGGAAGAGGACAGTACCCGTATTTTGGACTGCAGCCGCTGGGGAGTATAGTGGCGCCCAATACCATTAAAACGAATGAGTCCGTAAATGTCCCGCAAGTCGACGAATACGGCCTGGTGCTGGTGAAAGGGGGAATTTTCACCATGGGTTGCACCAGCGAACAGGGAAGTGATTGCTACGATATTGAAAAACCAGCGCATCAAGTGAAAGTAAAAGATTTTTTTATTGGGAAATACGAGGTTACGCAGGCCCAGTGGCGTAAAGTAATGGGCAGCGATCCCCCCAATTTGTATTTTAAAGGCTGTGACCAATGCCCGGTAGAACGCGTGAGTTGGGAAGAGATCCAGGAATTTTTGCGCAAACTCAATGCTCAAACGGGCAAAAAATACCGGCTACCTACAGAGGCGGAATGGGAATACGCTGCAAGGGGGGGCAATCAAAGCAAAGGCTACAAATATGCAGGCAGCAATACGCTCAGCGAAGTGGCCTGGTTTACTGAAAATTCGGATGGCAAAACGCATCCAGTAGGCACCAAACAAGCCAACGAGCTAGGCTTGTACGACCTGAGTGGTAATGTATATGAATGTTGTCAGGATTGGTATGGTGATTATTCTAGCAATACACAGACGAATCCGACTGGCGCTGGTTCGGGCTCTAATCGTGTGGGTCGTGGCGGTAGCTGGCTCGGCAGCGCGAGGAGCTGCCGCATGTCATATCGCTTCAATGACGCGCCTACGAACCGCTACAACTCCTTAGGTTTTCGTCTTGCCCTCTAG
- a CDS encoding radical SAM protein, whose translation MILKHSPYVLYADAEGNVFEDKSLYAVGRSGWYCDPIPNEDWIELPKGGSLYNLPGRIPLGIDVKTGEMRLCDLGFAVAAFVPPAHTGLYLAAYENQPEAPILSLFCYTAVGWYRGKFMVPAIRVEQDIRQECAGFDHEIVVQGVKELRQAYPHNRLVEHLAENCALTYTCPAARNYFMGRWECPVPVSPACNANCIGCISEQPEDETVVSNQDRLQFKPTPQEIIEFTVPHLESAPYPLISFGQGCEGEPLLMWETIREAIIEIRKFTDKGSININTNGSKPDAVEALCKVGLNSIRVSTNSLQRNVYMPYYRPNNYDFDALAECIKIVNSYGGWTSINYFVFPGQTDSVEEYEALRAFIKDTGVKMIQWRNFNIDPDWYLGRINLPDTGDVLGVKQLMELIKEEFPEIKYGYYNPPMERIKGNYEVDFAH comes from the coding sequence ATGATACTCAAGCACTCGCCATACGTGCTTTATGCTGATGCTGAAGGGAATGTTTTTGAGGACAAAAGTTTGTATGCCGTAGGCCGCTCGGGATGGTATTGTGATCCCATTCCTAATGAGGACTGGATTGAGTTGCCAAAGGGTGGTTCTTTGTACAACCTGCCGGGGCGGATTCCCCTGGGGATTGATGTCAAAACGGGCGAAATGCGGCTCTGCGACCTCGGTTTTGCGGTAGCTGCTTTTGTGCCTCCCGCGCATACTGGTTTGTATTTGGCCGCCTACGAAAACCAGCCCGAAGCACCGATTCTTTCCTTATTTTGTTATACTGCCGTGGGTTGGTACCGCGGTAAATTCATGGTGCCCGCCATACGCGTGGAGCAAGACATTCGGCAGGAATGTGCGGGTTTTGACCACGAGATTGTGGTACAAGGGGTCAAAGAATTGCGCCAGGCCTATCCGCACAACCGTTTGGTGGAACATTTGGCCGAAAACTGTGCCCTGACTTATACTTGCCCCGCTGCCCGCAATTACTTTATGGGCCGTTGGGAATGCCCGGTGCCCGTTTCCCCGGCGTGTAATGCCAATTGCATCGGCTGTATTTCGGAGCAACCCGAGGACGAAACCGTAGTGTCCAACCAGGATCGTTTGCAGTTCAAACCCACCCCACAGGAAATCATTGAATTTACGGTGCCGCACCTGGAATCCGCGCCTTATCCACTAATCAGTTTTGGGCAAGGTTGTGAAGGAGAACCCCTGCTGATGTGGGAAACCATCCGCGAGGCGATCATCGAAATCCGGAAATTTACCGACAAAGGTTCGATCAACATCAATACCAATGGCAGCAAACCCGATGCCGTGGAAGCACTCTGCAAAGTGGGCCTCAACAGCATCCGCGTGAGCACCAACTCGCTGCAACGCAACGTGTACATGCCTTACTACCGCCCCAACAATTACGACTTCGACGCGCTGGCCGAATGCATCAAAATTGTCAATAGCTACGGTGGCTGGACGAGCATCAATTACTTCGTTTTCCCTGGCCAAACCGACTCGGTGGAAGAATATGAAGCCCTACGGGCGTTCATCAAAGATACGGGTGTAAAAATGATCCAATGGCGCAATTTCAACATTGACCCCGATTGGTACCTGGGCCGCATCAATTTACCGGATACGGGTGATGTATTGGGGGTCAAGCAGTTGATGGAATTGATCAAAGAAGAGTTTCCAGAGATCAAGTACGGGTATTACAATCCGCCAATGGAGCGGATTAAGGGGAATTATGAGGTGGATTTTGCGCATTGA
- a CDS encoding TlpA disulfide reductase family protein, with the protein MKKCYALITALLLVGISINAQSQQFRLEGEIKDVDSLTEATIMTFENSKFVNQQVKIINRKFVFEGTIEHPCLAIINTDKVRGGLGVWLTSDTIKVLFYVKEHGPAFRLLQSLSVEGSKEAKDYLAWINSKNEWNQKEPDKIKRNMYIWKGIDDYVTTYPESFLSAFMLSLEVEASGSVQARSIYNKLSPLMKATETGERLLKKIENAETNAIGTKISGFSLPDVNGKLVTVDSTAKTWTILHFWDSWCGPCRVENRNLIGHQKLLKEKGVKLIGISLDETKDTWLKSIEKDKIAWLELNKLKPWNENEIIKQFKIYSIPYSILIDENMVIQSIGMNNIIAKIQGL; encoded by the coding sequence ATGAAAAAATGCTATGCCTTGATTACTGCCCTCCTGCTTGTAGGTATTTCTATCAATGCCCAATCTCAACAATTTCGCCTGGAAGGAGAAATCAAAGACGTCGACTCTTTGACCGAAGCCACCATTATGACTTTTGAAAACAGTAAATTTGTTAACCAGCAGGTCAAGATCATCAACCGTAAATTTGTATTCGAAGGCACAATTGAACACCCTTGTTTGGCCATTATCAATACCGACAAAGTACGCGGTGGTTTAGGCGTTTGGCTGACCAGTGACACCATCAAAGTTTTGTTTTATGTAAAGGAACATGGGCCTGCATTTCGACTTTTACAATCCCTTTCTGTTGAAGGATCTAAAGAAGCAAAAGATTATTTGGCCTGGATCAATTCCAAAAATGAATGGAATCAAAAAGAACCAGACAAAATTAAACGCAACATGTATATCTGGAAAGGTATAGATGATTATGTTACCACTTACCCTGAATCTTTTTTGAGCGCATTTATGCTAAGTCTTGAAGTTGAAGCAAGTGGTTCGGTACAAGCCAGATCAATCTACAATAAGTTATCACCCTTAATGAAAGCCACAGAAACAGGAGAAAGACTACTTAAAAAAATCGAAAATGCAGAAACAAACGCAATTGGGACAAAAATAAGTGGTTTTAGTTTACCCGACGTTAATGGCAAACTCGTTACTGTTGATTCTACCGCTAAAACCTGGACTATTTTACATTTTTGGGATTCCTGGTGCGGGCCTTGTCGCGTTGAAAACAGGAATTTGATAGGCCATCAAAAACTGTTGAAAGAAAAAGGAGTAAAATTAATCGGCATTTCCCTAGACGAAACCAAGGATACCTGGTTAAAATCCATCGAAAAAGATAAAATCGCTTGGCTAGAGTTGAACAAACTTAAACCATGGAACGAAAATGAGATCATCAAACAATTCAAAATATACAGCATCCCGTATTCTATATTGATCGATGAAAACATGGTCATCCAATCCATCGGAATGAACAACATCATCGCCAAAATTCAAGGATTATAA
- a CDS encoding 2Fe-2S iron-sulfur cluster-binding protein, which translates to MATVKFTFEDKKITQPIVVEGVTEGTSILDVTEDYDIHLNHNCGGVCACSTCHVYVHRGEDDLEEISDKEEDFIDRAHNPRLNSRLGCQCIILDGEAYIEIEIPDQSRIIGHEH; encoded by the coding sequence ATGGCTACTGTTAAGTTTACTTTTGAAGATAAAAAAATTACCCAGCCCATTGTCGTGGAAGGAGTGACTGAAGGAACCTCCATACTGGATGTAACCGAAGACTACGACATTCACCTCAACCACAACTGTGGTGGTGTTTGTGCTTGCAGCACCTGCCATGTGTATGTGCACAGAGGAGAAGACGATTTGGAAGAAATTTCAGATAAAGAAGAAGACTTCATCGATCGGGCGCACAACCCCCGGCTCAATTCACGTTTGGGTTGCCAATGTATCATTCTGGACGGTGAAGCCTACATCGAAATTGAAATTCCCGACCAAAGCCGCATCATTGGTCACGAACACTAA
- the iscX gene encoding Fe-S cluster assembly protein IscX, which translates to MAFDQFDNLPITWTDHEDVAMKLYERFGDEFAEGKIYRIRFTDLIEWVLEIPNFVGTREECSEGNLEQIQAKWVYEWRDNQN; encoded by the coding sequence ATGGCTTTTGATCAATTTGACAATCTCCCCATCACCTGGACGGACCACGAAGACGTGGCCATGAAACTCTATGAGCGCTTTGGTGATGAATTCGCTGAAGGCAAAATTTACCGCATTCGTTTCACCGATTTGATCGAATGGGTACTGGAAATTCCCAATTTTGTGGGTACCCGCGAAGAGTGCAGCGAAGGCAACCTGGAGCAAATCCAGGCCAAATGGGTGTACGAGTGGCGCGACAACCAGAACTAG
- a CDS encoding KdsC family phosphatase, giving the protein MNHLEIFSTIHTFIFDVDGVMTNNEVVITESGELLRTMNVRDGLAMRIAIDKGFRIAVITGGRSEGVKKRLEALGVKDIYSGISNKLEAFDEFVEKYELDPVGILYMGDDLPDYPVLRRVGLATCPKNSAPELFPIVNYVSPYNGGEGCVRDVIEKVLRLQGKWSEE; this is encoded by the coding sequence ATGAATCATCTAGAAATTTTCAGTACGATCCATACCTTCATCTTTGATGTGGATGGGGTGATGACCAACAATGAAGTCGTCATCACCGAAAGTGGTGAATTGTTGCGTACCATGAACGTGCGCGACGGTTTGGCCATGCGCATTGCCATCGATAAAGGATTTCGCATCGCAGTGATCACGGGTGGCCGTTCGGAAGGGGTAAAAAAGCGCCTCGAAGCCCTCGGAGTCAAAGACATTTACTCTGGCATCAGCAACAAACTGGAAGCATTTGACGAGTTTGTGGAAAAGTACGAACTCGACCCCGTAGGCATCCTGTACATGGGCGACGACTTGCCGGATTATCCGGTATTGCGTCGGGTAGGATTGGCCACTTGCCCTAAAAATTCGGCTCCCGAGCTGTTTCCTATTGTCAATTACGTATCGCCTTACAACGGTGGCGAGGGCTGTGTACGGGACGTGATCGAAAAAGTATTGCGCCTGCAAGGAAAATGGAGTGAAGAGTAA
- a CDS encoding geranylgeranylglycerol-phosphate geranylgeranyltransferase, translated as MSFFRLIRLPNLLIVALVQSLLYFRLLLPAFQQNDIIPRLNTSEFICLVLATVFTTAGGYILNDLYDAEMDMLNRKDKVVINVAISAQVGMWLYAIFGFAGLMLSLYLAFRIGQIYMASLYLLSFGLLFFYTISLKKLPLAGNLLVAFFCLGVAALVWLAEAPGWWELKTKAPQSALALQSIFNWYFSFAFFSTFFREIVKDMEDKEGDAAEACRTYPIVAGEKAAKWLATAIAVLLIGLLIWQYLSQATGFSSGFYLGAFIGVVLPLAYSIQLLQKAQSASDYHRISLLAKMVMLAGILLLFFVNNT; from the coding sequence ATGTCCTTTTTTCGCTTGATAAGGCTACCTAATTTACTGATTGTCGCGCTGGTTCAATCCCTGTTGTATTTCCGTTTGTTGTTGCCTGCTTTTCAGCAAAATGACATTATTCCCCGGCTCAATACCTCCGAATTTATTTGTCTGGTTCTGGCTACCGTTTTTACGACTGCCGGTGGGTACATCCTCAACGATCTGTACGATGCGGAGATGGATATGCTCAATCGCAAAGACAAGGTCGTCATCAATGTGGCCATCAGTGCCCAGGTCGGCATGTGGTTATACGCAATTTTTGGGTTTGCAGGCCTGATGCTCTCTTTGTACCTGGCTTTCCGCATCGGCCAGATCTACATGGCCAGCCTTTATCTCCTTTCCTTTGGGTTGTTGTTTTTTTATACGATAAGCTTGAAAAAATTACCGCTGGCGGGTAATCTGCTGGTTGCGTTTTTTTGTCTGGGCGTCGCCGCATTGGTCTGGTTGGCTGAAGCGCCAGGCTGGTGGGAGCTCAAAACCAAAGCTCCGCAAAGCGCCCTGGCCCTACAATCGATTTTCAATTGGTATTTCAGTTTTGCTTTTTTCAGCACCTTTTTTCGCGAAATTGTCAAAGATATGGAAGACAAAGAAGGAGATGCTGCCGAAGCTTGCCGTACCTACCCCATTGTAGCCGGCGAAAAGGCTGCCAAATGGTTGGCCACGGCGATAGCAGTATTACTCATCGGGTTGTTGATCTGGCAATACTTATCACAAGCAACGGGTTTTAGCAGTGGGTTTTACCTGGGCGCATTTATTGGCGTGGTTTTGCCTTTGGCGTATAGCATCCAACTGTTGCAAAAAGCGCAAAGCGCAAGTGATTACCACCGCATCAGCTTGTTGGCCAAAATGGTCATGCTCGCAGGCATATTATTGTTGTTTTTTGTAAACAATACTTAA